A DNA window from Allokutzneria albata contains the following coding sequences:
- a CDS encoding dihydrolipoamide acetyltransferase family protein, producing the protein MPQYKHFPLPDVGEGLTEAEILNWHVKPGDEVTVNQIIVEIETAKAAVELPCPYAGVVTELLAEAGQTLDVGTPIITIDTDPNGAPAAAAPAPAASEPAKASNGSGKIGEELPDGRIATLVGYGPRSTTAKRRPRKGEAKPAPAPEPVAVAAQPVPQPVVAPFSPEPITPSVAQLPPPATDWVPLAKPPVRKLAKDLGVDLRELSGSGPDGVITREDVSLAASGPAPVAAAAVAAPAGSRERRVPIKGVRKATAQAMVDSAFTAPHVTEFLTIDVTPMMELRARLKNTPEFRDVKLTPLAFAAKAVCLAARRTPDVNATWDAASNEIVYKDYVHLGIAAATPRGLVVPKVRDADAMSLRELCVALDELTTTARNGKTSPADMLNGTFTITNIGVFGIDTGTPIINPGESAILAFGAIRDMPWVVDGQVVPRKVCQLALSFDHRVVDGQQGSQFLADVGALMADPSVAITY; encoded by the coding sequence ATCATCGTCGAGATCGAGACCGCCAAGGCCGCCGTGGAGCTGCCGTGCCCGTACGCGGGCGTGGTGACCGAGCTGCTGGCCGAGGCGGGGCAGACCCTCGACGTCGGCACCCCGATCATCACCATCGACACCGACCCGAACGGCGCTCCCGCCGCGGCGGCTCCGGCTCCGGCCGCGAGCGAGCCCGCCAAGGCGAGCAACGGCTCCGGCAAGATCGGCGAGGAGCTGCCGGACGGCCGGATCGCCACGCTGGTCGGCTACGGCCCGCGTTCGACGACGGCCAAGCGCCGCCCGCGCAAGGGCGAAGCCAAGCCCGCTCCGGCTCCCGAGCCGGTCGCGGTGGCGGCCCAGCCGGTGCCGCAGCCGGTCGTCGCGCCGTTCTCGCCGGAGCCGATCACCCCGTCGGTCGCCCAGCTGCCCCCGCCCGCGACGGACTGGGTCCCGCTGGCCAAGCCGCCGGTGCGCAAGCTGGCCAAGGACCTCGGCGTCGACCTGCGCGAGCTGAGCGGCTCCGGTCCGGACGGCGTGATCACCCGCGAGGACGTCTCGCTGGCCGCCTCGGGCCCGGCTCCGGTGGCGGCGGCCGCCGTGGCCGCTCCCGCGGGCTCCCGCGAGCGGCGCGTGCCGATCAAGGGCGTCCGCAAGGCCACCGCCCAGGCGATGGTGGACAGCGCGTTCACCGCCCCGCACGTCACCGAGTTCCTGACCATCGACGTCACGCCGATGATGGAGCTGCGGGCGCGGTTGAAGAACACGCCGGAGTTCCGCGACGTGAAGCTGACCCCGCTGGCCTTCGCGGCCAAGGCGGTCTGCCTCGCCGCCCGGCGCACCCCGGACGTGAACGCGACCTGGGACGCGGCGAGCAACGAGATCGTCTACAAGGACTACGTGCACCTGGGCATCGCCGCGGCGACCCCGCGCGGGCTCGTGGTGCCCAAGGTCCGCGACGCGGACGCGATGTCGCTGCGCGAGCTGTGCGTCGCACTCGACGAGCTGACCACGACCGCGCGCAACGGCAAGACCTCGCCCGCGGACATGCTCAACGGCACGTTCACCATCACCAACATCGGCGTCTTCGGCATCGACACCGGAACGCCGATCATCAACCCCGGTGAGTCCGCGATCCTCGCCTTCGGCGCGATCCGGGACATGCCGTGGGTGGTGGACGGCCAGGTCGTGCCGCGCAAGGTCTGCCAGCTCGCGCTGAGCTTCGACCACCGCGTCGTCGACGGTCAGCAGGGTTCGCAGTTCCTCGCCGACGTCGGCGCGCTGATGGCCGACCCGTCGGTGGCGATCACGTACTGA
- a CDS encoding serine hydrolase domain-containing protein has protein sequence MHLIGVVLVGVLTVSPVAPTNPGLQASLDEMTKNGAPGVVAQLRDGGRTWTGRSGVGDLDRGTPVPLNARFRAGSVTKSLVAAVVLQLVGEGRLGLDQPVLDDITVRALLNNTSGLPDYLSDPVFADPRVYGKRTFTPDELIEIALRHKRGTGWKYSNTNYVVLGRLVERTTGEPLGEELARRVLRPAGMRSTFLPATFPRIPGPHATGYYLHGDITHNPDPQPQLQPLTEINPSFAWAAYGLVSTTDDLQRFYDALLSGKLLPAALLKEMQQTVPTGNPAFPGYGLGLERVDLTCGAAWGHTGSIPGYMTFAFAREDGRRQFTFSINAQVLDRSSGRFLAPGFAALEKALCPVSAGRT, from the coding sequence ATGCACCTCATCGGAGTCGTTCTGGTCGGCGTGCTCACCGTTTCCCCTGTCGCACCGACGAATCCGGGCTTGCAGGCGAGCCTCGACGAGATGACGAAGAACGGCGCTCCCGGGGTCGTCGCCCAGCTCCGCGACGGTGGCCGCACGTGGACCGGCCGCAGCGGGGTCGGCGATCTCGACCGCGGGACACCGGTTCCCCTCAACGCGCGGTTCCGGGCGGGCAGCGTCACGAAGAGCCTGGTCGCGGCGGTCGTGCTGCAACTGGTCGGCGAGGGACGGCTCGGGTTGGACCAGCCGGTGCTGGACGACATCACCGTGCGGGCGCTGCTGAACAACACCAGCGGACTGCCCGACTACCTCTCCGATCCGGTGTTCGCCGATCCCCGCGTCTACGGCAAGCGCACGTTCACCCCCGACGAACTGATCGAGATCGCCTTGCGGCACAAGCGAGGCACGGGGTGGAAGTACTCCAACACCAACTACGTCGTGCTCGGCCGGTTGGTGGAGCGGACGACCGGGGAGCCGCTCGGCGAGGAGCTGGCGCGGCGGGTGCTGCGACCCGCCGGGATGCGGTCGACCTTCCTCCCGGCCACGTTCCCGCGCATTCCCGGACCGCACGCGACGGGCTACTACCTGCACGGCGACATCACGCACAACCCCGACCCACAGCCACAATTGCAGCCGTTGACGGAGATCAACCCGTCGTTCGCGTGGGCCGCGTACGGCCTGGTCTCCACCACCGACGACCTGCAGCGGTTCTACGACGCGCTGCTGTCCGGGAAGCTGCTGCCCGCCGCGCTGCTCAAGGAGATGCAGCAGACCGTTCCGACCGGCAACCCCGCCTTTCCCGGCTACGGACTGGGATTGGAGCGGGTCGACCTGACGTGCGGGGCGGCGTGGGGGCACACCGGGTCGATCCCGGGCTACATGACCTTCGCCTTCGCCAGGGAGGACGGGCGGCGGCAGTTCACCTTCTCGATCAACGCCCAGGTGCTCGACCGGTCGTCCGGGCGGTTCCTCGCGCCGGGCTTCGCCGCGCTGGAGAAGGCGTTGTGCCCGGTCAGCGCGGGCCGTACATGA
- a CDS encoding YnfA family protein, translated as MGFLRSAVLFGLSALTEIGGAWLIWQGVREHRGWLWIGGGVLALGVYGFAATLQPDANFGRVLAAYGGVFVAGSLVWGMVADGFRPDRWDVVGALICLAGVAVIMYGPR; from the coding sequence ATGGGTTTCCTGCGGTCGGCCGTCCTCTTCGGGCTCTCCGCCCTGACCGAGATCGGCGGCGCCTGGCTGATCTGGCAGGGGGTGCGCGAGCACCGCGGCTGGCTGTGGATCGGCGGCGGTGTGCTGGCGCTCGGCGTGTACGGCTTCGCGGCGACCCTCCAGCCGGACGCGAACTTCGGCCGGGTGCTCGCGGCCTACGGCGGGGTGTTCGTCGCCGGATCGCTGGTCTGGGGCATGGTCGCCGACGGCTTCCGGCCGGACCGCTGGGACGTCGTCGGCGCGCTGATCTGCCTCGCCGGGGTCGCGGTGATCATGTACGGCCCGCGCTGA
- the gntA gene encoding guanitoxin biosynthesis heme-dependent pre-guanitoxin N-hydroxylase GntA: protein MSTPRGEVRAELDRFLHSTEFSCLGARAAFKRGSLTHRHYPVLGGAESARQHHEDLLDYALALPGKLSGTSFLTFVATFDGPGPMDELEFERTLWRHLQLVHDIDSPDHGVQPGASADPTQPNFGFHVGGHAFFVAAMHPGSSRASRRFPRPALAITSNQQFMALGEKFVSLQERIRAREMANNGSINPSFTHYEYAQPARHFSGRLTEPDWQCPFRFRNHTEGQATSDPETYYGDASL from the coding sequence ATGTCCACTCCTCGAGGCGAGGTCCGCGCCGAACTGGACCGGTTCCTGCACAGCACGGAGTTCAGCTGCCTCGGGGCCCGCGCGGCCTTCAAGCGCGGATCGCTCACCCACCGGCACTACCCGGTGCTGGGCGGGGCGGAGTCGGCGCGGCAGCACCACGAAGATCTTCTCGATTACGCACTCGCGTTGCCCGGAAAGCTGTCCGGCACGAGCTTCCTCACGTTCGTCGCCACCTTCGACGGGCCCGGTCCGATGGACGAGCTGGAATTCGAGCGCACGCTCTGGCGGCACCTCCAGCTCGTCCACGACATCGACAGCCCCGACCACGGCGTGCAGCCCGGGGCGTCCGCCGATCCGACGCAGCCGAACTTCGGTTTCCACGTCGGCGGGCACGCCTTCTTCGTCGCGGCAATGCACCCCGGATCGTCACGGGCCAGCCGCCGATTTCCCCGGCCCGCCCTGGCGATCACGTCGAACCAGCAGTTCATGGCGCTGGGTGAGAAGTTCGTCTCCCTGCAGGAACGGATCCGGGCGCGCGAGATGGCGAACAACGGCTCGATCAACCCGAGCTTCACGCACTACGAGTACGCGCAGCCGGCACGACACTTCTCCGGGCGCCTCACCGAACCGGACTGGCAGTGTCCGTTCCGTTTCCGAAATCACACCGAGGGTCAGGCAACCTCGGACCCTGAAACCTATTACGGTGACGCTTCGCTCTGA